One Streptomyces fagopyri DNA window includes the following coding sequences:
- a CDS encoding rhomboid-like protein → MRVDRILRSARSYIRSAPGTYTWLGVLFFTTVALHHMSPDFEEEFLRQRSTNIHELSNDPLRVLISSAMWIDGGYWFPYAFLFTVFLAQAERWLGTVRWLIVCVASHVLATLASEGALLGAVRRGLAPESAVNTLDIGVSYSLAGVIAVLTYRIAAPWRYPYLAAVLVFYGLPVLGDPTLTQCGHFLSVVIGLGCYPLVRGRGKTRNPKETLATPRG, encoded by the coding sequence ATGCGCGTTGACCGGATCCTGCGCTCCGCGCGGAGCTACATACGCAGCGCCCCCGGGACCTACACCTGGCTGGGCGTCCTCTTCTTCACCACCGTGGCCCTGCACCACATGTCGCCGGACTTCGAGGAGGAGTTCCTGCGGCAGCGGTCCACCAACATCCACGAACTGTCGAACGACCCGCTGCGGGTGCTGATCTCCAGCGCGATGTGGATCGACGGCGGCTACTGGTTCCCGTACGCCTTTCTCTTCACGGTGTTCCTCGCGCAGGCGGAGCGCTGGCTCGGCACCGTGCGCTGGCTGATCGTGTGCGTGGCCTCGCACGTGCTGGCGACGCTCGCCAGCGAGGGGGCGCTGCTGGGGGCGGTACGGCGCGGGCTGGCACCGGAGTCCGCCGTGAACACCCTCGACATCGGGGTGAGTTACTCACTGGCGGGGGTGATCGCCGTGCTCACGTACCGGATCGCGGCGCCCTGGCGGTATCCGTATCTGGCGGCGGTCCTGGTCTTCTACGGGCTGCCGGTCCTCGGTGATCCCACCCTCACCCAATGCGGGCATTTCCTCTCCGTGGTGATCGGTCTGGGCTGCTATCCGCTGGTCAGAGGCCGTGGAAAAACACGGAATCCGAAGGAGACACTGGCCACTCCCAGGGGTTAA